The following are encoded in a window of Nitrososphaerota archaeon genomic DNA:
- a CDS encoding MoaD family protein: MAKIRFTVPGVLASVTGGNRQIDIEASTVKEALSILVSKYGDEFERRVFDVTGQPKRLLNFYVNGKNVRFLSNLDTQLKDGDEVMLLPAVGGG; encoded by the coding sequence ATGGCGAAGATACGTTTCACAGTACCCGGTGTACTCGCAAGCGTCACAGGCGGTAACAGGCAGATCGACATCGAGGCATCCACAGTGAAGGAAGCGCTCTCCATCCTCGTATCGAAATATGGAGATGAGTTTGAGCGAAGAGTCTTCGACGTTACCGGTCAACCGAAACGGTTACTGAACTTCTACGTTAACGGGAAGAATGTTCGCTTCCTATCCAACCTCGATACTCAGCTGAAGGATGGAGATGAAGTGATGCTTCTACCAGCGGTGGGCGGAGGTTGA